In the genome of Massilibacillus massiliensis, one region contains:
- a CDS encoding PHP domain-containing protein gives MSSDLHIHTSASDGRLSPREVIRQAKAAGLRYIAITDHDTVKGLYQLQKDGLYPNKEIIIIPGIEFSAHMPTHEVHILGLNIDISNRMLQSNLQKLVDFRWQRLKTMLEKMQALGYAITEEEILAVAGNAESIGRAHLARVLVEKKFFESIGEVFDQLLYKDGPAYASHYKLEIEEIISLVHHAGGLAVLAHPGLVGDDEIVGKVIKSGIDGLEVFHPKHTAEEVQKYQALAETNRLIVTGGSDFHAIPKRYPNELGVFTVDDSYAEQFIR, from the coding sequence ATGAGTAGTGATCTGCATATTCATACATCAGCTTCGGATGGAAGGTTATCTCCCAGAGAAGTTATTAGGCAAGCTAAGGCTGCTGGTTTACGTTATATTGCAATTACAGATCATGATACGGTCAAAGGTTTATATCAATTGCAAAAGGATGGGCTTTATCCTAATAAAGAAATCATAATTATTCCTGGAATTGAATTTAGTGCGCATATGCCAACCCATGAAGTTCATATATTAGGGTTAAATATTGATATTTCAAATCGTATGCTGCAATCAAATTTGCAAAAACTTGTGGACTTTCGTTGGCAACGTTTGAAAACGATGCTGGAAAAAATGCAAGCGCTGGGATATGCCATTACGGAAGAAGAAATTTTAGCCGTAGCAGGTAATGCAGAGTCTATTGGCAGAGCCCATTTGGCACGTGTTTTAGTAGAGAAGAAGTTTTTTGAAAGTATTGGAGAAGTTTTTGATCAATTACTATATAAAGATGGGCCGGCATATGCATCCCATTATAAATTAGAGATCGAAGAAATTATTTCGCTGGTTCATCATGCAGGCGGCCTGGCTGTACTTGCACACCCAGGGCTTGTTGGTGATGATGAAATTGTAGGGAAAGTAATAAAAAGTGGAATTGATGGCTTAGAAGTATTCCATCCTAAGCATACGGCAGAAGAAGTTCAAAAATATCAGGCTTTAGCCGAAACGAATCGACTCATAGTCACAGGTGGTTCGGATTTTCATGCAATTCCAAAGCGTTATCCAAACGAATTGGGCGTATTTACAGTAGACGATTCATATGCTGAACAGTTTATTCGATAA
- a CDS encoding Asp23/Gls24 family envelope stress response protein, which translates to MEVMALVGPSGTGKSHRALIVAHEYKADAIIDDGILIREGKIIAGHSAKREASKIMAVRRAIFSIPGHADEIKQAIQQMNPRRILVLGTSENMVHKIAKILGFSAIKKVIRIEDIATKEEIEKARDCRLKEGKHIIPVPTIELKPHFSGYLIDPLESFFKKPQAKRRRLGEKSIVRPIFSYYGKLLIDDSAIVAIVNKVATSKESISRASQVRVKRIREEEEDKGIDVTLEVTMRYGTNLRTTATEIQNEIKIAVENMTGMIVKQVNIIVKTLTIGA; encoded by the coding sequence ATGGAAGTGATGGCTCTCGTTGGCCCGAGTGGCACAGGTAAAAGTCACCGTGCTTTAATTGTGGCACATGAATATAAAGCAGATGCAATTATTGATGATGGAATTTTAATCCGCGAGGGTAAGATTATTGCTGGTCATTCTGCAAAAAGAGAAGCAAGTAAGATTATGGCAGTTAGAAGAGCAATTTTTTCTATTCCGGGGCATGCCGACGAAATAAAGCAAGCGATTCAACAAATGAATCCAAGACGCATTTTAGTATTGGGCACTTCGGAAAATATGGTGCATAAAATTGCAAAAATTTTAGGCTTTTCTGCAATAAAAAAAGTGATTAGGATTGAAGATATTGCGACAAAAGAGGAAATAGAAAAAGCACGTGATTGCCGATTAAAAGAAGGGAAACATATTATTCCTGTGCCAACGATTGAGCTGAAACCTCATTTTTCCGGCTATCTTATTGATCCGTTGGAGAGCTTTTTCAAAAAACCACAGGCTAAGCGTCGAAGATTAGGTGAAAAATCTATTGTTCGTCCTATTTTTAGTTATTATGGAAAACTTCTGATTGATGATTCGGCAATTGTTGCGATTGTAAACAAAGTTGCAACAAGCAAAGAAAGTATCAGTCGCGCTTCACAAGTCAGAGTGAAACGTATTCGTGAGGAGGAGGAAGATAAGGGGATTGATGTTACGTTGGAAGTGACAATGCGATATGGAACCAATCTTCGTACAACTGCAACGGAAATACAAAACGAAATTAAAATAGCCGTTGAAAATATGACCGGAATGATTGTAAAACAAGTCAATATAATCGTAAAAACACTTACGATTGGTGCATAA
- the miaB gene encoding tRNA (N6-isopentenyl adenosine(37)-C2)-methylthiotransferase MiaB: MNANDSERLAGQLKAMGYEKTEIMEEADLIFLNTCCVRESAENKIYGKIGDLKRLKTENSDLIIGIAGCMAQKDSEAIFKKAPHVDFVMGTNQVHELARVIEEVETSNGKVISMSNGDQEMPSEVPTERNGSISTWVPIMYGCNNFCTYCIVPYVRGRERSRPLRDIIKEIEKVVSEGFKEITLLGQNVNSYGKDSQEVDFADLLAAADQVPGIERVRYMTSHPRDLSDKAIEVIKNSKHICEHFHLPVQYGSDKILKAMNRGYTISYYRELVKKIRANVPNASISTDLIVGFPGETNEDFEETLEFLKEIRYDVAYTFLYSKRSGTPAATMEAQVPTEVKKTRLQQLMEVQNQISLEINQQHEGQVLEVMVEGVSRTDDAVLSGRTRTNKIVLWKKEGTEEVGQLLKIKIIHAQTWVLKGTLVK, encoded by the coding sequence ATGAATGCAAATGATTCTGAACGCTTGGCCGGGCAGTTAAAGGCCATGGGGTATGAAAAAACGGAAATTATGGAAGAAGCAGATTTGATCTTTTTGAATACTTGTTGTGTTCGTGAGAGTGCTGAGAATAAAATATATGGCAAAATTGGTGATTTAAAACGGTTGAAAACGGAGAATTCGGATCTAATCATTGGGATTGCGGGTTGTATGGCACAAAAGGATAGCGAAGCGATATTTAAAAAAGCACCGCATGTGGATTTTGTCATGGGGACAAACCAAGTCCATGAGTTGGCAAGGGTAATTGAAGAAGTAGAAACTTCAAACGGCAAGGTTATTTCAATGTCAAATGGAGATCAGGAAATGCCGAGTGAAGTTCCAACAGAACGCAATGGAAGCATTTCGACGTGGGTTCCAATTATGTATGGCTGTAATAATTTCTGTACGTATTGTATTGTTCCTTATGTCCGTGGCAGAGAGCGCAGTAGACCATTACGTGATATTATAAAGGAAATAGAGAAAGTTGTAAGTGAAGGATTTAAAGAAATCACTCTACTAGGGCAAAATGTAAATTCTTATGGGAAAGATAGCCAGGAAGTAGATTTTGCAGATTTGTTAGCAGCGGCAGACCAAGTTCCTGGAATTGAAAGAGTGCGCTATATGACAAGCCATCCTCGCGATTTAAGCGATAAAGCAATTGAAGTCATTAAAAATAGTAAGCATATTTGTGAGCATTTTCATTTGCCAGTGCAATATGGAAGTGATAAAATTTTAAAAGCAATGAACCGTGGATATACAATTTCATATTATCGCGAGCTTGTGAAAAAAATTCGTGCAAATGTGCCGAATGCAAGTATAAGTACGGATTTAATCGTTGGTTTTCCCGGGGAAACCAACGAGGATTTTGAAGAGACTTTAGAATTTCTGAAAGAAATTCGTTATGATGTTGCATATACTTTTTTATATTCTAAACGGTCTGGTACACCGGCTGCTACAATGGAGGCACAAGTACCTACAGAAGTAAAAAAAACCCGTTTACAGCAGCTAATGGAAGTTCAAAACCAGATTAGTTTAGAAATCAATCAGCAGCATGAAGGACAAGTCTTGGAAGTTATGGTTGAAGGCGTGAGTCGTACCGATGATGCAGTTCTTTCTGGTCGGACGAGAACAAATAAAATTGTTCTTTGGAAAAAAGAAGGAACAGAGGAAGTCGGACAATTATTAAAAATTAAAATCATACATGCGCAAACTTGGGTATTAAAAGGAACGCTTGTAAAATAG
- a CDS encoding stage V sporulation protein S — protein sequence MEVLKVSAKSNPNSVAGALAGVLRERGGAEMQAIGAGALNQAVKAVAIARGFVAPHGVDLICIPAFTDILIDGEERTAIKLIVEPR from the coding sequence ATGGAAGTTTTAAAGGTATCAGCGAAATCTAATCCAAATTCTGTAGCAGGTGCTTTAGCAGGAGTGCTTCGAGAGCGTGGTGGTGCAGAAATGCAGGCCATAGGTGCAGGTGCTCTAAATCAAGCAGTAAAAGCCGTAGCGATTGCGCGAGGTTTTGTAGCTCCTCATGGAGTTGACCTAATATGTATTCCAGCTTTTACAGATATATTAATCGATGGTGAAGAACGCACGGCGATCAAATTAATTGTGGAGCCAAGATAA
- a CDS encoding TIGR00282 family metallophosphoesterase produces MNILMIGDIYGKIGRQAVTQYIPALKTKYQLNLIIANGENSAGGVGITKKTLDEIYNSGVDVVTSGNHIWDKKEIFQFIDHERYLIRPANYPPQTPGKGYCIFEVNNKKVGIANISGRTFMPALDCPFRKADEIIECLNQECDLILFDFHAETTSEKMAMGWYVDGRITCMVGTHTHIQTADERILPKGTAYITDLGMVGPWNSVLGVDRDLVIKKFLTGLPVKFDIASGPHVFCGLVIMIDDQTNQVQKVQRIMIREDEI; encoded by the coding sequence TTGAATATACTGATGATTGGTGATATATATGGAAAAATAGGCAGGCAAGCAGTTACGCAATATATTCCTGCTTTAAAAACAAAATATCAATTGAATTTAATCATAGCAAATGGAGAAAATTCCGCAGGGGGGGTAGGTATAACAAAAAAAACTTTAGATGAAATTTATAATTCTGGGGTTGACGTTGTAACTTCCGGAAACCATATATGGGATAAAAAAGAAATATTTCAATTCATTGACCATGAGAGATATTTAATTCGCCCAGCGAATTATCCACCACAAACGCCAGGCAAAGGTTATTGTATTTTTGAAGTAAACAATAAAAAAGTAGGGATTGCTAATATCTCAGGAAGAACGTTTATGCCTGCACTCGATTGCCCATTTCGTAAAGCTGATGAAATTATTGAATGTTTAAATCAAGAGTGTGATCTCATTCTTTTTGACTTTCATGCTGAAACAACATCAGAAAAGATGGCAATGGGATGGTACGTAGATGGTAGAATCACATGTATGGTCGGTACGCATACACATATTCAAACCGCTGATGAAAGAATTTTACCTAAGGGAACTGCATACATTACGGATTTAGGAATGGTCGGACCTTGGAATTCAGTTTTGGGTGTTGATCGAGATTTAGTTATAAAAAAATTCTTAACAGGCTTGCCAGTTAAATTTGATATTGCGAGCGGACCGCATGTATTTTGTGGTTTAGTTATCATGATTGATGATCAAACAAATCAAGTACAGAAAGTTCAACGGATTATGATTCGCGAAGACGAGATATAA
- a CDS encoding leucyl aminopeptidase, translated as MMSVEVRSAIEDAFAQDVLLIQVFKNSLLDEEAVSSNLFSGLMKEQIRPFLVQYPDAVNYGEIHVLHMLETRQVKSVILIGAGEQSEMTSDKLRNLFGKAMGSVKKTKAKSLGIYVNFNYNFAYETALQAAFEGVILGSYQFEFYKTIKKDAVLGQVIFCELDEKKVDVATRVLNKTLVITDSVCHCRDLVNHPSCTVTPTYMAKEAERLAHFDNFTVEIMELAAIKDLNMGAFLAVAKGSNELPKFIVIKYTGNRESNECVAYIGKGITFDSGGISLKPSANMGDMKDDMAGAAAVLTTMRAIAQLQPKANVLALIPCCENMPSGHATKPGDVIKSMSGITIEVDNTDAEGRLILADAVHYATVLGATKIIDIATLTGACVVALGDVASGVVSNDTKLCSALLKAAKTTGEKMWQLPNYEEYKEQFKSDIADLKNTGGRNAGTITAAMFIEAFTKGVPWVHIDIAGTANLKKANGYQVKGASGVATRTLIQFALEMGK; from the coding sequence ATGATGTCAGTAGAAGTGAGATCTGCAATAGAAGATGCGTTCGCGCAAGATGTTTTATTAATTCAAGTATTTAAAAATTCGTTGCTGGATGAAGAGGCGGTATCATCGAATCTTTTTTCTGGATTGATGAAAGAACAAATTCGTCCATTTTTAGTTCAATATCCGGATGCAGTAAACTATGGAGAAATTCATGTTCTCCATATGTTAGAAACGAGACAAGTAAAAAGTGTCATCTTAATCGGTGCGGGCGAGCAAAGCGAGATGACAAGTGATAAATTACGGAATCTTTTTGGTAAAGCAATGGGGTCAGTCAAAAAGACGAAGGCAAAGAGTCTTGGTATTTATGTAAATTTCAATTATAATTTTGCATATGAAACTGCTCTGCAAGCAGCTTTTGAGGGTGTTATACTGGGGTCATACCAATTTGAATTTTATAAAACAATAAAAAAAGATGCAGTATTAGGACAAGTAATTTTTTGTGAGCTAGATGAAAAAAAGGTGGACGTTGCAACGCGTGTTTTGAATAAAACGTTAGTGATTACAGATAGTGTTTGTCATTGTCGTGACTTAGTCAACCATCCATCCTGCACGGTTACGCCGACTTATATGGCAAAAGAGGCGGAAAGGTTAGCGCATTTTGATAATTTTACAGTAGAAATTATGGAGTTAGCAGCAATTAAAGATTTAAATATGGGAGCTTTTCTTGCTGTAGCGAAGGGGAGTAACGAACTTCCTAAATTTATTGTGATAAAATATACAGGGAATAGAGAAAGTAATGAATGCGTGGCTTATATTGGTAAAGGCATTACTTTTGATAGTGGTGGTATTTCTCTAAAACCAAGCGCAAACATGGGCGATATGAAAGATGATATGGCAGGTGCCGCAGCAGTTTTGACTACAATGCGAGCGATTGCGCAGTTACAGCCTAAGGCGAACGTGTTGGCCTTAATTCCGTGTTGCGAGAATATGCCATCGGGACATGCGACGAAACCTGGTGATGTGATTAAGTCAATGAGTGGGATTACAATTGAGGTTGATAATACAGATGCTGAAGGTCGTTTAATTTTAGCAGATGCGGTTCATTATGCAACTGTATTAGGGGCAACTAAAATTATCGATATAGCAACATTGACAGGAGCTTGTGTTGTTGCACTAGGAGATGTTGCATCTGGGGTAGTAAGTAATGATACCAAGCTTTGCAGTGCATTATTAAAAGCAGCAAAAACCACAGGTGAGAAAATGTGGCAGTTGCCAAACTATGAGGAATATAAAGAACAATTTAAAAGTGATATTGCCGATTTGAAAAATACTGGAGGACGAAATGCGGGAACGATTACAGCCGCGATGTTTATTGAAGCTTTTACCAAAGGAGTGCCATGGGTACACATCGATATTGCAGGTACAGCTAATTTGAAAAAAGCAAACGGTTATCAGGTAAAAGGCGCAAGTGGAGTTGCAACCAGAACTTTGATTCAATTCGCATTAGAGATGGGGAAATAA